In Micromonospora sp. WMMA1363, a genomic segment contains:
- a CDS encoding GtrA family protein yields MIGEPNPRQTRPGLLRSLIDRFGHLVREMSKFATVGGVAFLLDFALFNVLTAAQGVEQVTAKTISTVVAATLAFLGNRFWTWRHRRGPNPAREYALFFLFNGVGLGITVACLAISRYGLGQVWPQVFQTPLADNIASYIVGTGLATLFRFWSYRRFVFVEAGTPSAPEVKTDRRAA; encoded by the coding sequence ATGATCGGGGAGCCCAACCCCCGACAGACCCGCCCAGGTCTGCTCCGCTCCCTGATCGACCGCTTCGGTCACCTCGTCCGGGAGATGAGCAAGTTCGCCACCGTGGGCGGGGTCGCCTTCCTGCTCGATTTCGCGCTGTTCAACGTCCTGACCGCCGCGCAGGGCGTCGAGCAGGTAACCGCGAAGACCATCTCCACGGTGGTCGCGGCGACCTTGGCCTTCCTCGGCAACCGGTTCTGGACCTGGCGGCACCGCCGGGGTCCCAACCCGGCCCGCGAGTACGCCCTGTTCTTCCTCTTCAACGGGGTGGGCCTCGGCATCACGGTGGCATGCCTGGCAATCAGCCGCTACGGGCTGGGCCAGGTCTGGCCGCAGGTCTTCCAGACCCCGCTGGCGGACAACATCGCCAGCTACATCGTCGGCACGGGGCTGGCGACACTCTTCCGATTCTGGTCCTACCGACGGTTCGTCTTCGTCGAGGCGGGAACTCCGTCTGCGCCTGAGGTGAAGACCGACCGACGCGCGGCGTGA